A region of the Litchfieldia alkalitelluris genome:
TAACGCTCGAGCCAGTTAGAGTTTCAATCACTTTAGATAAAATTAATCGTGTACTAGGAACTGACATTTCAACTGAGCAGGTATTAACTATTTTTAACAATCTTAAGTTTGAAACCGTGGTAGATAATAACACTTTCACAGTAACTGTACCGACAAGACGTGGAGATATCACAATTGAAGAGGATTTAGTAGAAGAAGTTGCTAGACTTTTTGGTTTTGATAATCTACCAACAACACTACCAGTAGGTGAGAGCTTACCAGGTCGATTAACTGATACTCAAGAAAAGCGTCGGAAAATTCGTCGTTATTTAGAAGGAACAGGTTCTTACCAAGCAGTAACTTATTCATTAACAAGCACAAGTCGTGTACATCAATATGCACTTGAAGATGCTTCACCAATTGGGCTTGCAATGCCAATGAGTGAAGAACGTAGTGTGCTTCGTTTAAGCATTGTTCCACATCTTTTAGAGGTTTTATCACATAACTTAGCTCGTCAGGTTGATAACATCTCACTATATGAGATTGCTTCTGTTTTCCTTCCGACTGAAGGGCAAAAGCTACCGACTGAAAAAACGCGTTTAGCAGGTGCAGCAACAGGGTTATGGCAATTTAATCAATGGCAGGGTGAAAAGAAATCAGTTGATTTTTATGTGCTAAAAGGCGTTCTAGATGGATTATTTGATGTATTAGGTTTATCAGAACGTATTTCATATAAACAAGCAAAAATCAATGACATGCACCCTGGTCGTACTGCTGAAGTCCTTTTAGATGAAAAAGTTGTTGGATTTGTTGGTCAAATACATCCAACTATTCAAAAGCAGTTAGATTTAAATGAAACATATGTGTATGAGTTATCATTAGTTGATTTGTTAGAAGCTGACGTAGCACCTGTCACTTACACTGCGATTCCAAGATTCCCATCAATGACTCGTGACATTGCACTAGTTGTAGATAAAGATGTGGCTGCAGGAGAAATTAAGCAGGTAATTGCTGAAGTTGGTGGAAAGCTTCTGAAATCAGTTTCGATATTTGATTTATATGAAGGTGAGCGCATGGAAGAAGGGAAGAAATCAGTCGCATATTCACTGCGTTATGCTGATCCTGAGCGCACTTTAACAGATGAGGAAGTAACAAAAGCACATAGCAAAGTATTAAGTGCAGTCGAAGAAAAATTTGGGGCGAGTTTACGTTCTTAATTAAAATAAAGATAAAAAGTACCCAAATTTAATGGGTACTTTTTATTTTTGTAGAATTATCTTAAAAAAGTAGATACAGTTTATACACCAGCGATTTTTTTGGCTTTTTCCGTATTTGCAAAATGAAGCTTCGTGAATTCACCCAATCCATCCAGACCAATTTTCTTAATTAATTTTGCAGCGGCGACATCCACATGTGCACCAGCTCCTTTTGGAAGTTCGAACCCAGCTTTTTTACTAAGCTTTTCGAACTCTTTAACAAATGCATAACGAGCAATGATAGAAGAAGCAGCAACAGATAAGTGGACACCTTCTGCTTTGGTGCTGAAGTAGAGATTTTCTCTAACGAATTTAGCCTGACCTTTCATGTAGTTAAAATAAACTCCGGGCTCTGCAAATTGGTCTATTAAAATGCCATCAGGCTTAACCGAACCAAGCTTCTCGAGAAGGTGATTGATTGCTTGATTATGTAAAAGAGCTTTCAATTTCCCTTGACTCATCCCTTTGCTTTGCATCTGATTATATTTTGGATTATGTAGGACCAATAGACTGTATGGGATAACTTCGATAATATCCTTAGCAATCTCGATAATTTGCTTGTCATTTAAGTTTTTTGAATCCTTTACCCCTAGCTCCTTTAAGAGAGGGATTTGCTCTTTGGACACATACGAAGCAACAACCGTCATTGGACCAAAATAATCACCAGTTCCAACCTCATCAGAACCAATAATTGATTGTGATGCAATATCCTTTGGTGGACTATAAATATGTTGAACCTTTGGCTTAGTTGTTTTCGTTCCTTTTCCTGATGCACTAGTTTCTGAGCTTGAACTCCACCTACCAGCTTCAGCCTGGGCTGAGCTACCCTGAAATAAAACTTTCCCAGATTTATAGCCAGTAATCGTACAGGTTGGGAGTTTTGCGACAAATGCACTACCTGGTGGAAGCTTCTCATGCTTATATTGTGAATAATGAGCTTCCATTTTTATCATTGTATCAGTATTCACTTTAATTACACTATTGGACAAATATAACAACTCCTCTTATAAAATAAGTCTGTTTTCAATCTGATCAAATGGGAAGAAAACAGTAAGACTCTGTTAATTGAATTAACAGGATTTCAAGTAGTAGATTAAAAAATGGTTAAAGAATAGAGATTTAAGTAAAAAACCTTATAATCTATCATAACTAATGTATAGATATCTTTCCATTATTGAACAGTTCATGGTATCATTATGGATAGGATTTTGTAACATATACAAAAAATATCAATCTTTGTTTAAAGGTTGAAATTATTAGATATCGATAATACAATCTACTTTATAACATAAATCATATAAAAAACTTAATCATCTTCCTCTTAGTTGATGAAATGGAGGCAATAACGTTGTCACAACAACCACAAAAAACAAAAACAAACGTTGATATATATGGACAACAATATTCAATTGTTGGGACAGAAAGCACTAGTCATATCCGTCTTGTGGCAGCAATGGTCGATGATAAAATGCGTGACATTGGTGCAAAGAATCCGAGTTTAGATATAAACAAGTTAGCAGTCTTAACCGCAGTCAATGTGGTTCATGAATATTTGAAGTTAAAAGAAGACTATGAATTAGTTGAAAAAGAGTTAAAAAAATATTTACAAAATGAAAAGGATTGGACAAACAATGCTTAATCTATTTTTAATAATCATCCTTGTGATGGGATTTTTAATCGGGCTTAAACGAGGCTTGATACTCCAAGTGGTACATTTAGCGGGCTTTATCGTCGCGTTTATCGTCGCCTATTTATATGTTGGAGATTTAGCACCGAAACTAAAGCTTTGGATCCCATACCCACAGCTTGAATCTCAACCTCTTGCATTTTTAACGGAAAATGCTGACTTTGAAACGGCTTATTATAGGGCAATTGCATTTGCTATTCTATTCTTTGCTACAAAAATCATCATGCAAATCATAGGATCCATGCTAGATTTCTTAGCTCAACTTCCATTACTAAAGCAATTAAATGGCTGGGCTGGTGGAGTATTAGGTTTTGTTGAGGTTTATTTAATTGTGTTTGTGTTGCTCTATATCGGGGCATTGGTTCCAGTTGAGATTGTTCAAAGCTC
Encoded here:
- the rnhC gene encoding ribonuclease HIII, encoding MSNSVIKVNTDTMIKMEAHYSQYKHEKLPPGSAFVAKLPTCTITGYKSGKVLFQGSSAQAEAGRWSSSSETSASGKGTKTTKPKVQHIYSPPKDIASQSIIGSDEVGTGDYFGPMTVVASYVSKEQIPLLKELGVKDSKNLNDKQIIEIAKDIIEVIPYSLLVLHNPKYNQMQSKGMSQGKLKALLHNQAINHLLEKLGSVKPDGILIDQFAEPGVYFNYMKGQAKFVRENLYFSTKAEGVHLSVAASSIIARYAFVKEFEKLSKKAGFELPKGAGAHVDVAAAKLIKKIGLDGLGEFTKLHFANTEKAKKIAGV
- a CDS encoding CvpA family protein, producing the protein MLNLFLIIILVMGFLIGLKRGLILQVVHLAGFIVAFIVAYLYVGDLAPKLKLWIPYPQLESQPLAFLTENADFETAYYRAIAFAILFFATKIIMQIIGSMLDFLAQLPLLKQLNGWAGGVLGFVEVYLIVFVLLYIGALVPVEIVQSSINDSSMAKAIVQHTPIFSGKLKDLWFAHLAL
- the zapA gene encoding cell division protein ZapA, yielding MEAITLSQQPQKTKTNVDIYGQQYSIVGTESTSHIRLVAAMVDDKMRDIGAKNPSLDINKLAVLTAVNVVHEYLKLKEDYELVEKELKKYLQNEKDWTNNA